The Perca fluviatilis chromosome 3, GENO_Pfluv_1.0, whole genome shotgun sequence nucleotide sequence GACATAGAAATATTTTAGCAGAGTGCTTGGCATCTAGCCTGTTTTGTTTATCACACTGACAAAACGATCCTTACAAACAGCCTATTTTAGTTACTTGTATGTGCTGGAAATGTCCTTGGCAAGCCCTAATAGTGGCAATTGTGTCTTTCTGGTGGATCACATAGGGAATGACAGCCTGATACGGTGGAGCGAGAAACCTAAAGAGATCAAATAAAATGATAGTCAGTCACCGGTGATTCCTGTGCCCTTTTGCAGTAGACTGTGTATCATGCACCAAAGAACAACTCAGATGTCTCATCCTTAACAGTCACATACTGTGCTAATACTTACGCTGCAAAAACTACTGAAGTGGAACTGCTCATTTGTAGCTAGTCTTTACCATCCAATTCTATTTGCCGTCCCCTCACCAAATATTATGAGCATATGTCAAAAAACCTTTAGCATTGACTCATGTAatagtattttattattttgatcaTGCCAATGTGGCACGTCAGAAGACTTCTGGCAACcagctttttgttgcttttgttgtGTCAGCTTTAGTTTAGAGGCGCCGCCACCGATTCAAGCTGCTTCTCTTTTTTGAGCCTGTCATCACATCTACTTTGTACCGCATCTTTGTGTTGCTTTTTGGTTGTCATCATATTACTGTACTCCTTCACTTATGCTTCCACCATACATGTGAAAGTGTATACATGTGAAGCATCGTTTTGTGTTTGTTCAAGTACGGTGCCTCTATTGAATTTTGTGCATCACAATTTCACATTAATGCATACTAAATGTAGTCGACCTTGGGTGCTGTATGTGCAATGTGTGCCTGTTAATGTGCCTGTGTTTTTGCCACTctaggagagggagaggaggaggcaaCATATAATGCTGATGAAGGCTGTTGAGGCTCGCAAGAAAGCAGAGGTAGCCCATATgcacacaaataaatgcagacatacacacacagtccactCCATAAAAAGAGCCTAAGTCATTATTCCCTGGCTGGATTCctgctttctctttttttggttcactcttttcttccattcatttttttttctacacacTTACCAAGTCAAAAGATTCTGGCCCTCAAGCACTTTTCTTTTGAATGCACAGCAGCATTAGGCTGAATTCTAATACTGCTCAGCAAAGTCAAGTAAACCTTCTTGtctgttttcacacacacacgcacactttgCTTCCTTAATGCTCTCTTGAATTTTGGACTCTCCAGGAGCGTGAGCGCTTGCGGCAGGAAAAAAGGGATGAGAAGCGACTGAACAAAGAGCGTAAACTGGAGCAACGAAGGCTGGAGCTGGAGATAGCGAGGGAACTGAAGAAGCCAAATGAAGACATGTGTCTGTCTGATCATAAGGTAGTTAAGATAGTAGCTGTCAGTGTTGCGGGTGTGAAGTTGATCacctaaaaaaattataatcaaATTTTAGTCTAAACACACTTTAATGTAATGTAGATTGTCAGTTTTTTCTCATTTAAGTGCTGTTAAATACATTGACTCCTTGGCAGGAGGGTGGCACAGTCACAAAATTCCTgtcagttattattattattattattattattattattatcattatcattatcattatcattattattattattattattattattattattattattattttaagtttaACATTTCCTGAGGGGCAGTACTAACGATAAAACCACATGGTAGTGAGCAATTTTATGTGTGGAGTTATGTGCCCTCAAGTGGTTAAAGTAGAGTACTGCATAATGTAAAAAAGATGCAGTCATTACCATAAATTGGAAAGCACCATCTTGATAACAGTCAACAGATGTGAGATATAATGACAGCGTTTTACCCATTTTCCCATAGATGTTAAAATCATAGATTTCTGTAGTCTACATTGGAtttaatgtctctctctctctcacacatagtAACACATACAACAACACTCCTAATTTTGCCCACTTTCCTTTGCAGCCTCTCCCCGAGTTCTCCCGGATTCCTGGACTCATCTTACCAGGACGTGCCGTGTCTGACTGCCTGATGCTGATGCAGTTCCTGCGAGGCTTCGGGAAGGTTTTGGGGCTTGATTTGAATGCGGATGTGCCTACCCTGGGCATGCTCCAGGAGGGCTTGCTCAACGTGGGGGACAGCATGGGCCAAGTCCAAGACCTTCTGGTCAAACTGCTTTCTCTGGCAGTCTGTGATCCCGGTTTGCCACCTGGACAAAAGGTGAGCTAGTTCAAAGTTTATCAAGGCATGCATCGTACTTATGTATAATTTTGAACCATTGGGGCAAGCTTGAGAATAACACTTGAGAGGGAAATGTGTCACTTATTGCTCTATCTGGTAGTTTTAGTTTACAGCATTAAAATACATAAGGTTTATAAGTATTGTTAGACATTGTTTTACAAACGTAAGTTAAACTCCATAAATATTAGTGGTGTCAACAATAATCGATTCGCCGATGCATTGCAATGCGGGGCATGCACGATTCAGCATCGATGCGGCAAagtgccataatcgattatgtcactgtttattttctggccttgagtggacaataaagttgtaaagtttcaattacttctgtatcaaagatacaggagagtgataatacacacatagcagCCAATAAAATCTGTAGTTCAATATCCTCTCAAGGATCACTGTCCCGTTGAAgggacactgcgtcgctgtaacctcgataaaacttccactcatgagcgtttttataactttaaagcattaaatcttccaaatatacacaccaattgaaagcttagcctctaaaacaattcagccataatctgcgcagctgtcgagagtgcatccatacctgttttcgttgtcctttcagcaacaaagtggtatgttGCCCAAAACTTGATTGTCATAAATctccaagagtccaaggaaatgtaatatccaagctttatattccaaaacgatctgttcgcctcacaatgttgaagtttctggccgaatcacaaggGAAAAACGCGAAACaattttccatttccgcacttgttatcgccgctagcttctctgcccagcttgctacatgCTCAAAGTGATATGAGCCAgtccgttcaggtttgcctctgatatggccaatgaaagcggacaagccgatgacagCAAATCGGACAGacatttctgtagaaaaatcaatttttgagtcttttggcATCTGGATTTTTTCTATAATAACCTGAGACATGTTGCTATGGCCtgggtgtatctgtatatcaccagatgtgtttacagtattttattttgatcattttacagatgtatgacttggatggaaataaaaaacctccattttagcctctgtaactctgtgtcagtaaggcctagaatcaccctgacacttgtaacaaaaaaatttagagtgtttcctttccaatgatgtcaggcacaccccagagtgtcaaagtatgtgggagctgtaccacttttaatttgggtatgtcgtttagacaAAAAAGCATGAAATTTCAGCCGAATCTTAACAGGATATCTGACTGATTGCGTCATGACTGatgaaaaatttgccttgttgtgtgcagtagaattttgatgcatcgcaatgcatcgtagaatcgaattgaatcgaatcgttacCTGGTGAATTGTGAATTGTGTGCCAATGCACACCCCTAATAAATATGTTACATTGCTTAAATTTAAAATATCCATCAACATGTTATGTTGTTACATGTTACATGTTATATATATCATATGTATAGACCTTACACTTACTAAAGCACCTACAATATTATGTCACTTAAAGGTTAATGCACCAGTCATTAATTTACTCTGAAAGAGACTAATTCTTAGAATGGGTACTTTTACATTTGATACTTTGATATTAATAACTCATTTTAAGCCCAATTTAAATGCAGGACTACATTGGACTGGAAGTagcattgtttttatttcatgggAATATTGCTATTTTTGATATTAGTGTTTAGATTTAAGATGTAAGGACTTTTTTCCTGCATTGTGAATAAATGCATACTCAATCCACTTAAAGCAATCAAGTAAGGGTTCATCAAGTTTACTTTATTTGTCGTCCTTTCCTCCTCTATCAGACTAAAACCATGCTTGGGGACCACCTGACCAATGTTGGCATCAACAGGGATAATGTGTCTGAGGTGCTACAGATGTACATGGGAGCCCATTGTGCCAATACAGAGCTGGCCCCTCTGGCCCTCAGTCTAAAGACCAAGGCCTTCCAGGCTCACAAGCCTACCCAGAAGGCCTCAATCCTGGGCTTCCTGGCTAATGAGCTGGCCTGCAGCAAAGCTGTTATCAGGTAGGAGATGCAGCTGAAACTGAAAAGTAAAGTGGGACCATCCAACTGTGCACTGTACTTGTTTTCTTAATATACTGTATTCTGCGTCAGTGTCACATTGTTGAATGGCTATAAAGTGGTCTACAATACTATCTTTACCTCTGGATTCACATAATTAAAagcacaaaatatatatattcatctaCCATGTTCTGTATGCATTTTATGTTGCTTAACACTGAAGTTATTTATTAGCCACTAGTGGTGTGTTTTATTGATGCAGTGGAAAATGCTTAACAAAGCTGCAGTAGGGAGCAGTAATTAGCAGTAGAGTCCTTTTtgattgtaatgaaattatGTATTAAGTATTAATTTGTGCTTCGGGGTACTAGCTTATTAAACTTTTTACTTTGGATAGAGATAGTTGCCAGCCTCCCTGAGCTTTTACTAAATACATTTGTTATTGCTTTCTAAAATTACCCAAAACATGGACGTACATCGGCACAACTGTAACTGACAGGATTGCGTTTCCTCTTCCAGTGAGATTGACAAGAACCTGGATCAGATGGCAAACATGAGGAAGGACAAGATCATTATGGAGGGAAAACTGAAGAAGTAAGTTTCCTttaatcctaaaaaaaaaaaataatgctttGATTTTCCCTACACTGTCACGCTGAACCTGTGTGTTTATGCAGGTTGAGGACCATTCATGCCAAACGTACTGGGAGGAGGGAGGCCAGTATGGGTGTTGAAGAGAACCAGTCTATTGGCACTCCGTCCTCTGCCGCCAAACGCAAGAGGAAACTGGGCGGAGACAGcgacgatgatgatgacgacgatGACGACAGTGATGAccaggcagaggaggaggaggatgaggaggaggaagaaatgAAGAAGGTTAAAAAAGTGGAGACATATGATgaggtaaaaacaaaaaatgcatctATAGATCTGctatccatttttattttttaaagattattttttttggtctttttcgtctttaatggacaggacagctaggtgagaaagagagggggaaaacatgcaggaaatcatcacaggttggacttgaaccctggacctctgcatcgaggcataaacctccatgtaaatgtgcacctgctctaccaactgagccatccCGGCCACATAGATCCACTATCTAAACTGACCTTGAAGGCTTGCTCACAGatatattttttgggcattttagacAGCTGAAGacctgaaaggggagagagagggggaatgacatgcagcaaagggcaggaaggtcggagtcgaacccacggccgctgcgtcgaacagtaaacctctatatatgggcgcgcgctctaccagatGAGCTGCCCAGGCACCCTTGCTCACAGacatttaatatgtttgttttgtcctgcCAGGATGAAGTCGACCAAGCCACCAGTCTGGAGGAGCTGGAGAAGCAGATAGAGAAATTAGCCAAGGTATGTTCTTCTTTGAAATGTCTTTAAAGTGCTGTGACAAAGGTAATACCCGTTAACATAAATTTATAAGGAATCAAAACATGAATGCATGGTTATTTGACACTGGTAATGTGTGATTAAAAACGGGACACACAGTGAGATTAAAAGAAAAGTTCCTTTGGAAGCAAGtatgaaaagataaataaataaagaatgaaaAAGTATTAATGCTATGTTTGTTTCCCACCAATATTGTACATGGTTATGCAGGACTTCACTGTATGTTGCCATGaagatgtgtttattttttaaatacaattcaATACAATGCATTAGAGGTAACACCACAAACACCTCCTACACTCTAGATAATGGATCAGATTACGAAAGATGATAAAATAGCTACACCCTCTAAATCCTTTATTATACTGTGTGTATTGAAAACAACCATGTGTTTTGTACTTTTTTATGAGCATGTACGCTGACATTGGGCTTTTTGCTAATGAAGGCATTAATTAGCTTAATAAATTATCTCATTAGCATAGCATGTCATGCTCAATATATCACAGTGATTACAAAAGAATGAGGAAGCATTGATTTCCTGAAGGTGTATACGTAACTCAAAATAACAAAGAAATCACAGAGTATGTCTTTTACCATTGCAGCAACATCATCAGACCAGGCGAAAGCTGTTTGAAATATCCCATTCTCTACGCTCCATGATGTATGGCCAAGACCGTTACCGCCGCCGGTACTGGGTACTTCCCCACTGCGGAGGGGTCTTCATTGAAGCCATGGAGAGTGGAGAAGGTAGTTacagtacaacacacactagaGTTTGATGAATTCCAATGTTAAGATACTTCAATTTGCTCATCTGATTGCATAGCACATTTTATGTTCAGtctggaaaataaaaatgatcagATTTTGATGTtgcaggaagaggaaggaagaaaTGTTGTAAATACAAGATTGTTAAGCTGCATGTTCAGCTGTTTTTTGGCAGTGTGAAATATGCTGATGATGTTTTAGTTTATCTTTATTCTCTACGACTAATTTGAGATTGCATCTGTAAACTATAGTAATCTAACACAACTCTACTTTTCTGCCAAAAGCAAGTGTAGAACGATGTCCCAGAATAATCAGCGGTCAGCTGTATTATCAACCACAGTAGTTGTGTTTTCAGCCACATTAACATTGGCCCTCTCATTTCCCTGCAGCTCCAGAGGAACTGGAGGAGGAGCgacagagaaggaggagagcgGCAGAGGAGGTCCAGGTCAAAGAGGAACCTCAGGAGATCGAGTTGCAGAAGGAGAACGCCACCAACCTCGATGGGCAGAGCATTAGAACACAAGGCTTGGAGCAAGAGAAcgaagaggaaaaggagaggaagaaaaacgCCACGGCCCTCTTCTACCAGCAGCCGGGCTACGATTCCAAACTGTGCACATTCCGGGACGACAGCAAGGACGTTGGCAAAGACACTGTGATGGCAGAGGACAAGGAGAGTCACCATGTGAGACAAAACGGCAGCCCTGTGGGCACTCCTGTTGTCACAAGCACAGTAACATCACCCTCCCCCATTCACAATACCTCTGAGCCGGCAGTAGCAAAAAAAACCTCCATGGTGACCATTAAAGACACTACAAACATCCCTCCCCTAGCCTCAACCTCTTTATCTGTCCCGTGCCTGCCAGTCCCACTTGAAAGCCCAGGGAACACTCCTCCAACCTCATCTCCGTACCTGTCATTCCAAGCCAACGACCAGCTACTCAGAGTCTTGACAGAGAGGAGCGGACACTGGTTCAGTCTGCTCCCTCGCAACCCCTGTGACGTCACTTCCATCACCACAACTCCTCCCGCAGCGCCCCGTGTGTCTCCCCAGGCCACCTCTACCCCAGCCAGGCCAAGATCCCCACCTCAGTCCCCTGCCCTGCCTCTCACCCCTTCTGCTGCTTCAGCCTCGGCCAGCCCGCACCACCCAGCTGGCCTCCTCAACTACCCACTATCAGCCCTGCAGGTGAGGCTGCTGGCCAGACACAAATAGAGACAGCTGTGTTCTGTACAGTTATTACTGCCATGTACCAGATCGCCATGCACTAGATCACCTAACCTGTGACTCGCAGTTTtatcctcctccacctccctcaCCCTTGACCcttgtttttcctcttttctccccAGGTGAAGGCAGGCGCTTCATTGCTAGGAGTTTCTTTCGGAAGCTGGCCCTGTGGCATGATAAGTCCCAGCCTGCCTCTGTGCAGCAGCCCTAGTCCCAGCCCCATGCTGGGTCACTCTCTGGAGGGCAACACAACAGCAAGTGTCTCCAGCAAGAGTGAATCCCCTTTACCTCGCATTGAAAAAACCTCATCCATACCCTCTCCTACCCTAGAGATGCCCAAATCCCTGGACCACACCACACCTCGGCCTATTCCAGATGGTgagtgaccaaaaaaaaaagcattgagaGAAATTAAAGTTGAGGCCCTAATGAACctccattttatttaattgaaaaggAATTCACCTGCCTGACAAAATTTAACTTGCATGAACAATCCAAGATAATTAGATTAGGGAACATTCTGCTCTGCTGTACGCAATTTCATGTGGGTATAACATGGCTGAGTGAAGCGCCTTTTTACAGTGATGTATGTTCAGTGTCTTGTAGTTTACGTGGCTGTTTGTGCTCATTGTCTCAGAGATGCTGACAGGGTGGTGGCGGGTGTCTGACATCGAGGAGCTGAGGGCTTTGGTCGGTGCTCTCCACAGCCGAGGAATGAGGGAGAAGGGCCTCCAGAGGCAAATGCAGAAATACACAGAGATCATCCCCCAGGTCTGCACCAAACACAAAGACGGTAAGTACCTCAACACCTCTGCTGAGTACATACTCACTGTATATAGCATATATTGGTACATATATATGTAGAAGGTAGATTATTTTTTATAGCAATAGATAAAGATTTTAAGTGCTTCAACTTAGTTCAACTTAGAAGCATGTCCTTGATGGTCCCTCAATACACATgcaaacactgtattatttatGACCAAGCTACTTGAATACCCGTGGATGTTTTGGCTACATTGCTCATGTGTTCACCTGCATCGGTgagcgtgtttgtgtgtttattcatGGCTGACTCTCTGATATCCCTCATGCCGTCCATCCAGTGGCCATGATCGAGCTGCATGAGCTGGAGGAGAGCCAGGTCAGTGTGGAGTCTGTGCGGGGCTGGTGTGTTGAGGAGCAGGCGATGGAGATGGACATTGCCGTGCTGCAGCAGGTAGAGGAGCTGGAGAGGAAGGTCACTGCAGCCAGCCTGCAGGTCAAGGTAAAACACTCAACACAACGCTACACATTTTGTTCGCGGTGTAAGAAACATGTTTAAACATTTAGAGTGGTGTCATCAAAGGCCAAAAGCCTAAACAGCCGATTTCCTCTCCCAGGGCTGGACATTTCCGGACCCTCAATCTGAGCGAGAGGACCTGGTGTATTACGAGCACAAGCCCCTCACCAAATTAACGCCAGCGTCTGCAAACGGGGGAGACAAGGACCCCAAGGAGCATCCTGAGGAGCGGGGGGAGAAGGGCGGGGTGATGCGTCACCTGGACAACCCGCTGGACATAGCAGTGACACGTCTGGCTGATCTGGAGCGCAACATCGAGAGAAGGTACCTGAGGAGCCCCTTAGGTACCACCATTCAGATCAGGCTGGATAATGTCGGTACGGTCACTGTCCCTGCCCCCGCCCCATCCACTAGTGCTGACAGGGAAGGGTAGGTCATTTCTCCAACCAAAGCTCCCCACTCTCCCACTAagaccctctcctctctctgtgtgtgctttaTGTTTCCCATACTACTCAAATAGTGAGGGTCTTTGCTGCTTTCACAGCATATTTTTGTGGTGGCTTGTTGCATTTTGGTTTCTTTGGTCTTGTGCAGTTTCTTGGGCGGGTTGGGGGACTCCACTCAGTTTCATTTCCTGTGTAGGCTTTGTTTACtggcttgttttctttttctgcggTCATCTGCATGGTGTCGTGCATCATTAACCTTGGTTATGGGCATACTCATGTTTCCCACTGTACAGTGTACACTTTCACAGGTTTTCGCTACATCTGCATGAACTTCCCCTTAACATAACAAAATCGGTGTGTACCTCTCCTCGGTGCCCCCCCAAATCGTCATGCCTGTCTCCGCACAGCTGGAGCTCTTTATGGTCTGCTGTCTGATTGGAGGCTGGCTCAGCTGATACAGTTtactgctttgtgtgtgtgtaaattcgCCCACATATTCAAGTACATGGTATGTGTACATTTTTGTTTCTCATCATTCCTCATTATCCTTTGTTAGCGGTGAGGAGGAGGTGGCCCATGGTATGAAGGTGTGGAGGAAGGCGCTGACTGAAGTGCGTAGTGCTGCCCAGTTGGCCATGTGTATTCAGCAACTGCAGAAGTCTATCGCCTGGGAGAGGTCAATTATGAAAGTGGTGAGCAGCATATTTCCACcccactaaataaaaaataaaaaaatctatttaggAATTGTACACTCGTTTATAATTAatgcacttgttttttttttagtattgcCAGATGTGCAGGAAGGGGGATAATGAGGACCTCCTCCTGCTGTGTGATGGCTGTGACAAAGGCTGCCACACTTACTGTCACAAACCCAAGATCACCTGTATCCCAGAGGGAGACTGGTACTGCCCGGCCTGCATATCCAAGGTATCAGAGCCATCTGTAATGCACTGGCATCTCTCTGCAGTTTATCGCTTGTAGAGAGAATACTGGCTTGATATTTGtgcatgtatttctttttatttacatcTTCCTCTGAAAAAAATATCCACACCATATACAACATTTGCTAATGTTGGTATGTGACAGCCGCAACAGATttgatttttgtatttaaactgTCGGAAGGATGATATTTTTGCACCAGCCCTCGCAATCGTTTTCATGCACTTTTTAAGAAATCTTATTTCAAGTATTTGGGGGATTTTTAATGCCTTTATTTGAAAGTAGACAATAGAGAGGTGATGGAaataaggggagagagagagagagagaatacaacAAAGGTCCTAAGCCTTCAAAACAACTGCAGGGATTATACAATTCCTGTTTTATTACGTTTGCTTTCAACTTTTATTGTCTGCAGAATGGATTTGGCCTTTACAATAAAACTCTCCATTCATATTCATAAAATTCTGAGAAACAACATATTTTATGTCAAGATCAACAGAATGTTTTTATGTAGATGTGGTCAGGGAAGGAACAAATCTTTTTGGTGGTGTAAGAAACGACAAATTGAACTAATAGTTTAGAAAAGGCCAATATTAACATGATAAACACTATACGATTAGTTTTAATTGTACCACACCTCAGAGAATTCATTCTTCACTCTGTGCAGGCAAGTGGCCCATCTCCCAAAAACAGAAAACCTCCAAGCAAACCAGTAGCATCCAGCGCAGGAGGTGGTAAGAAAGGTGGAGAGGGGAAGAAGAACGTGAAGCAGGCAGGTAACGGGGAAGTATCGGAGGAGGACCCGGCCAGCGCCAGCAGCACGCCCAAGAAAGCAGCGAAAGACACCAGCAGGAAGAGGAAAACCGAGGAGAGCGCACCTGCTCTGCAAGCAGCCAATCAGGAgagccctgtgtgtgtgaagcGAGCCAAGACAGCTAGAGACAACAACAGGGACCTGGGATTATGCAGGTATGTGTCCCTGGCTTGTTCACACTTGTCTTTCTGTTGAATCCTTCTCTTATTTATCACCCTTTTCTAATCACTTGTACAGTCGCTGCCATCTCCTGCAGGACTGTATCAAGTCGTTGCAGGgagctgatgttttttttctctttatcaGTAGATAAGATTATTTTGCGGTTGAACCATGAGATTAAAGGACTTCTTGTAACAAATCAAATTTTGCCTTTTCCAGCTATCAGCTATGAGCCTAGTTAATTTTTGGCTCGTGCTGGTTGGCATTAGCCtatacaaaaacacattacGAAACCCCTTACATCAAATATACGTTTTAAATTGCCCCTAActcattttttttgtccaaaGTCAGTTGAAACAAGCTGCAAGCACAAAACGGACATTATCAtcaccttttaagttgatatgatgatctatttacacatccagtgGACATGGAGCAACATTCTCATTCATTACGAGTTGGGTTTGtgtcaagttaatgaatataaaaattgaatattcacttttctttagctctgttttcgctctctaccaactccaccaaaATGTGAACCATACAATAAAGTTGGGggccataaaaccaaaacagtgaGCTGAAAGACTCTAGTAaagctctgtagagctgaggggaactgcagagtcgattgttgttgttgttgataattctctgtgggtttgttACTACCGGCGACATGTATATTGAtccagtgttgtagtcgagaccacctaaaccgagaccaagtcatcaccaagaccagtgTATCGAGACCacgtcaagaccaagaccagacgaGTGCGAGTTACACACTGCACGACACGATCAAATGTGGAAAATGCTAACCATAGGCACTCCTCAAATTGATCTGAATGAGCCACATtcccataaaaaaaacacagaaaacaaattagGAAATTTTCACCAAAATTCATTCACCTCTTTTATTGCCATAAGTGTATTACGAGAAAAGCCTTGATAAAATAATCCAAaaggcagttgtggtcttgaccggtcttgaaatgaaatccagagtcctctttatctgagaccgagacaagacagAGTAAAAAAGCAGTCGATTCCGAGACGAGACCTTGAAAAAGTGGtctcaagaccaagaccaatcTCGACTACTACAGCACtgatttgatccattgttaaattaaaaatattgattatacagtccttccagaaaaatgctgagttttttgtgattgttgcgggcaaaaatccttgattatgcggcacgttttcttaaaaaatgcgatggaatatgcgggatatttaggcagttttatgtgatgaaattgcaggaacttgcaaataGTTtggtgaaaaagagaaaaaaaagtggatcataatcgcgttttttctggagggacttcCCAGTGAAAGACAACTTGTCATTGTGATACCCACAACTTTTCTGTGTCTAACCATATGCGtgcttatttgtgtgtgttcataagGGTACTCCTTGCTGAGTTGGAGCGGCATCAGGATGCATGGCCTTTTCTCACACCCGTCAACCTGAAATCGGTCCCTGGCTACAGGAAGGTCATCAAGAAACCGATGGACTTCTCCACCATACGTGAGAAGCTTGTGAGCAGCCAGTAAGTTCCCGTCACTtctgtttgttctttttcttctgaAAGCCTTCAGGGCGTTTCCACAGAAatttattaattacatttttttttatttatttcaggtatCAAAACCTGGAGACTTTCATCATTGATGTCAACTTGGTCTTTGATAACTGTGAAAAATACAATGAAGACAATTCGGACATTGGTCGAGCTGGTCATAACATGAGGAAGTTCTTTGAGAAGCGCTG carries:
- the baz2ba gene encoding bromodomain adjacent to zinc finger domain protein 2B isoform X12, which encodes MESGERLASPAPTLSAARTSSPAASSSSSSSSSSSSPAPHSKSSMAPSPSALGSTLSTSGRLFGAAGEQPFIGSTLSSAFPLVNHPAFGALYSTGAGRPEFGGLGSLGMSAALAAHPQLGALSAEWWRAAEAHGRGAAAFLPSFISFPPFFTPHIQPNHSASPVQIRMPSKNSHAPPKGVNGAVNGSGVCPPTTQSGSFSASPAPVQASTKPSKKSDPSDSHRSSPKSNPDLVEKPIHKTKEKKQRKKPADTCVASNSESGTSSDSSSDGSLSSDLEDLAEDDEDDDDDDEDDEEEDKQSELSDSEKRTRKKTKVLIPGTGTAKTDRPLSGELHDKKDTQAHKVSSKPPNLVPLPCSASPPALSQTALLALHSSRSWTESPQQHFSVIQSTGLAANSKPLALLSQPRRESSPSSSPIALTTSPKALSSTASPKPPKLLPSSSPQHLPLSLCSSPKPHSVPSPPHSTFPLSTSAKPFGLTSSATSSQKSSLKPPRRTVPGSGKSNKKKQLEASLAQINEFRLKQTLMSQGQTFPAELKKQQQGPNKSPKRTSLSSSPLPPAPPPPPQNNHSNLFLSSALLGLPEPHHPNGVIQSITQDAPLALITKPRKDSASHGKSPQCDSDAGSMPVNLSTGASRTQTTAHSGPPSQPSTTSPHVAGHGSRKNKTTKGKGQTPGLGQTPGLGQTPGLGQTPGLGQADPLAAWKGFSQNHLVQSLVDLFRGGEPGIGIPGVSIPGVGIPGVGIPGTCNPTAGLPANKESDDSGDDDDDEDDDLEEEEEEEEDEEDSDDSLSESDSNSDSDISGKKVKELKLLPSGSSKKEMTPRRLTKGPELLNTSTNHTATSCSPLNLQVIKTPTIVTSSSALAYHSSPGSSSYSLASPLGLGKRKRVMDEKELMIPLELGWRRETRIKSVAGRSQGEVAYYGPCGKKLRQYPDVMKYLSRNGISGITRDNFSFSAKIRVGDFYEAREGPQGLQWSLLNEEEVIPHILAMEGRRGRPPSSDRQLAGEGGKGSRRRKGRPPNVGDPLVPEGPSPSEVKLLRKLEAQEIARQAAQMKLMRKLEKQALARAAKEARKQQAIMAAEERRKQKEQIKILKQQEKIKRIQQIRMEKELRAQQILEAKRRKKEEAANAKILEAEKRIKEKELRRQQAEILKHQELERHRLDMERERRRQHIMLMKAVEARKKAEERERLRQEKRDEKRLNKERKLEQRRLELEIARELKKPNEDMCLSDHKPLPEFSRIPGLILPGRAVSDCLMLMQFLRGFGKVLGLDLNADVPTLGMLQEGLLNVGDSMGQVQDLLVKLLSLAVCDPGLPPGQKTKTMLGDHLTNVGINRDNVSEVLQMYMGAHCANTELAPLALSLKTKAFQAHKPTQKASILGFLANELACSKAVISEIDKNLDQMANMRKDKIIMEGKLKKLRTIHAKRTGRREASMGVEENQSIGTPSSAAKRKRKLGGDSDDDDDDDDDSDDQAEEEEDEEEEEMKKVKKVETYDEDEVDQATSLEELEKQIEKLAKQHHQTRRKLFEISHSLRSMMYGQDRYRRRYWVLPHCGGVFIEAMESGEAPEELEEERQRRRRAAEEVQVKEEPQEIELQKENATNLDGQSIRTQGLEQENEEEKERKKNATALFYQQPGYDSKLCTFRDDSKDVGKDTVMAEDKESHHVRQNGSPVGTPVVTSTVTSPSPIHNTSEPAVAKKTSMVTIKDTTNIPPLASTSLSVPCLPVPLESPGNTPPTSSPYLSFQANDQLLRVLTERSGHWFSLLPRNPCDVTSITTTPPAAPRVSPQATSTPARPRSPPQSPALPLTPSAASASASPHHPAGLLNYPLSALQVKAGASLLGVSFGSWPCGMISPSLPLCSSPSPSPMLGHSLEGNTTASVSSKSESPLPRIEKTSSIPSPTLEMPKSLDHTTPRPIPDEMLTGWWRVSDIEELRALVGALHSRGMREKGLQRQMQKYTEIIPQVCTKHKDVAMIELHELEESQVSVESVRGWCVEEQAMEMDIAVLQQVEELERKVTAASLQVKGWTFPDPQSEREDLVYYEHKPLTKLTPASANGGDKDPKEHPEERGEKGGVMRHLDNPLDIAVTRLADLERNIERSGEEEVAHGMKVWRKALTEVRSAAQLAMCIQQLQKSIAWERSIMKVYCQMCRKGDNEDLLLLCDGCDKGCHTYCHKPKITCIPEGDWYCPACISKASGPSPKNRKPPSKPVASSAGGGKKGGEGKKNVKQAGNGEVSEEDPASASSTPKKAAKDTSRKRKTEESAPALQAANQESPVCVKRAKTARDNNRDLGLCRVLLAELERHQDAWPFLTPVNLKSVPGYRKVIKKPMDFSTIREKLVSSQYQNLETFIIDVNLVFDNCEKYNEDNSDIGRAGHNMRKFFEKRWTELLKQTN